From a single Pseudomonas serboccidentalis genomic region:
- a CDS encoding microcin C ABC transporter permease YejB, protein MWAYILRRLLLIIPTLVIILLVNFVIIQAAPGGPVEQAIAHLQGIGGASVGGSSSETMSSTSRASRGLDPQLIKDIEKQYGFDKPAHERLWLMLKNYAQLDFGKSFFRGATVTDLILEKMPVTISLGLWATLITYLVSIPLGIRKAVHHGSHFDIWSSTAIIIGYAMPAFLFAMFLIVVFAGGTSLNWFPVRGLVSDNFESLSTLGKIADYFWHLVLPVTALVIGGFATLTILTKNSFLNEITRQYVVTARAKGLSERRVLYGHVFRNAMLLVVSGIPQAFISVFFAGSLLIEVIFSLDGLGRMSYEAAVSRDYPVVFGSLFIFTLFGLLIKLIGDLCYTLVDPRIDFAARNA, encoded by the coding sequence ATGTGGGCATACATTCTGCGGCGGCTGCTGCTGATCATTCCGACGCTGGTGATCATTCTGCTGGTCAATTTCGTGATCATTCAGGCGGCACCCGGTGGCCCGGTCGAACAGGCCATCGCCCACTTGCAAGGGATTGGCGGCGCCAGTGTCGGCGGCAGTTCCAGCGAGACCATGAGCAGCACCTCGCGTGCCAGCCGTGGCCTTGATCCGCAACTGATCAAGGACATCGAAAAGCAGTACGGTTTCGACAAGCCGGCGCATGAACGCTTGTGGCTGATGCTCAAGAACTACGCGCAACTGGACTTCGGCAAGAGCTTTTTCCGTGGCGCCACGGTCACCGACCTGATCCTGGAAAAAATGCCGGTGACCATCTCCCTCGGTCTGTGGGCGACGCTGATCACCTATCTGGTGTCGATCCCGCTGGGCATTCGCAAGGCGGTGCATCACGGCAGCCACTTCGACATCTGGAGCAGCACCGCGATCATCATCGGCTACGCGATGCCGGCGTTTCTGTTCGCGATGTTTCTGATCGTGGTGTTTGCCGGCGGCACCTCGCTGAACTGGTTTCCGGTGCGCGGGCTGGTTTCCGACAACTTCGAATCGCTGTCGACCCTGGGCAAGATCGCCGATTACTTCTGGCACCTGGTGCTGCCAGTAACGGCGCTGGTGATCGGCGGTTTCGCCACGCTGACGATCCTCACCAAGAACTCGTTCCTCAATGAAATCACTCGCCAGTACGTGGTGACTGCCCGCGCCAAAGGCCTGAGCGAGCGCCGCGTGCTCTACGGCCACGTGTTCCGCAACGCGATGCTGCTGGTGGTGTCGGGGATTCCGCAAGCGTTCATCAGCGTGTTCTTCGCCGGCTCGCTGCTGATCGAAGTGATCTTCTCCCTCGACGGCCTCGGCCGCATGAGTTACGAAGCGGCAGTTTCCCGGGACTATCCGGTGGTGTTCGGTTCGCTGTTCATCTTCACCCTGTTCGGCCTCCTGATAAAACTGATCGGCGACCTGTGCTACACCCTGGTCGATCCGCGTATCGACTTCGCCGCGAGGAACGCCTGA
- a CDS encoding sigma-54 interaction domain-containing protein: MNTTESLKDYQRVRTLAIRSLFEIIEQSSEGTVIVDRDANIVWMNERYARRFGLESAKKAIGRSCESVIPGSLLREVVRTGRPILLDMQDTPKEPMVVMRLPIHDDAGSVIGAIGFALFDELRTLSPMLKRYLSMQEELASTRSLLRARQTKYNFAHFIGTSTASLEVKRRARRSASTESPVLLLGETGTGKELLAQAIHGASPRAHKAFVSINSAAIPEALLEAEFFGTAPGAFTGADRKGRTGKLQIAQGGTLFLDEIGDMPLPLQSKLLRVLQEKEFEPVGSNDVIQSDVRVIAATSTDLQAAIKRGEFRADLYYRLNVLPIHVPPLRERLDDLPALSEAILEELRSQHELSRAALDLLGQHAWPGNIRELRNVLERAALLSDDLILTEEDIRGSIGTFTPVERPSAPSLEPLADETFAQARQRFDRQLIQTALAQCAGKVPEAAARLGLGRSTLYKKMLALGIAESQ, encoded by the coding sequence ATGAACACCACCGAAAGCCTCAAGGACTACCAACGCGTGCGCACGCTGGCGATCCGTTCGCTGTTCGAGATCATTGAGCAGTCCAGCGAAGGCACGGTAATTGTCGATCGGGATGCCAACATCGTCTGGATGAACGAGCGATATGCCCGGCGTTTTGGTCTTGAATCGGCGAAAAAAGCCATCGGCCGATCCTGTGAAAGCGTGATCCCCGGCAGCCTGCTACGCGAAGTGGTGCGCACTGGGCGGCCGATCCTGCTGGACATGCAGGACACGCCGAAAGAGCCGATGGTGGTGATGCGCCTGCCGATTCACGACGACGCCGGCAGCGTGATCGGCGCGATCGGTTTTGCCCTGTTCGACGAATTGCGCACGTTGTCGCCGATGCTCAAGCGCTACCTGAGCATGCAGGAAGAACTGGCTTCGACCCGTTCCCTGCTGCGGGCCCGGCAGACCAAATACAACTTCGCCCATTTCATTGGCACCAGCACCGCCAGCCTCGAGGTCAAACGCCGCGCCCGGCGCAGCGCCAGCACCGAGTCGCCGGTGTTGCTGCTCGGCGAAACCGGCACTGGCAAAGAGTTGCTGGCCCAAGCGATTCATGGCGCCTCACCGCGCGCGCACAAAGCCTTTGTCAGCATCAACAGCGCGGCGATTCCCGAAGCGTTGCTTGAGGCCGAGTTTTTTGGCACCGCGCCCGGTGCGTTTACCGGCGCCGACCGCAAGGGTCGCACCGGCAAATTGCAGATCGCTCAGGGCGGCACGCTGTTTCTCGACGAGATCGGCGACATGCCGCTGCCTTTGCAAAGCAAACTGCTGCGGGTATTGCAGGAAAAGGAATTCGAACCGGTCGGCTCCAACGACGTGATTCAGAGCGATGTGCGAGTGATCGCGGCGACCTCGACCGACCTGCAAGCTGCGATCAAGCGCGGCGAGTTCCGCGCCGACCTGTATTACCGCCTCAATGTGCTGCCGATCCACGTTCCGCCGCTGCGCGAACGTCTCGACGATTTGCCGGCGCTCAGCGAAGCGATCCTCGAAGAGCTACGCAGTCAGCACGAACTGAGCCGCGCGGCGCTGGATCTGCTCGGCCAGCATGCATGGCCGGGGAACATCCGCGAGTTGCGCAACGTGCTGGAGCGCGCGGCGCTGCTCAGCGATGACCTGATCCTCACCGAAGAGGATATTCGCGGCTCCATCGGCACCTTCACCCCGGTTGAACGCCCTTCGGCACCGTCGTTGGAGCCCTTGGCCGACGAGACATTCGCCCAGGCCCGTCAGCGTTTTGACCGGCAACTGATCCAGACCGCCCTCGCGCAATGCGCAGGCAAGGTACCGGAGGCGGCGGCTCGCCTGGGGCTGGGGCGGTCGACGCTGTACAAGAAGATGCTGGCCTTGGGTATCGCAGAGTCTCAATAA
- a CDS encoding acetoacetate--CoA ligase: MSDILWQPDAERIAKSRMDQFRRDINQRHGLALNSYTDLHRWSVEQREAFWQAIVDFFDIRFHTQPDAVLREGAQMPSAVWFPGATLNFAEHLLRRRDDAVAVIAVAENGQREQLTWAELAEQVAGFQASLQAAGVGLGDRVAACMPNTWQTLVAMLATTSLGAIWSCSSPDFGTHGVIDRFGQIEPKVLITCAGYRYAGKDIDQTTKVNEILAQLPSLQQLIIVPYARTQARAEDYHTRANVTLWDDFYQPGGEPRFVPVPFNHPLYVLYSSGTTGVPKCIVHSTGGVLLQHVKEHGLHVDLGPGDRLFYYTTCGWMMWNWLVSALAVGSAVVLYDGSPFHPDNQRLLDLIDDERISVFGTSPKFLATLESSGVKPADSHDLGSLKTLLCTGSALSPQSYDFVYRDFKRDVCLASMSGGTDVVSCFVNGNPMSAVRRGEIMGKSLGMAVEVWNDAGVAVVGEKGELVCTRHFPAMPIGLWHDDDGEKLRKSYFSLFPGVWAQGDYAEQLPHGGMLIHGRSDAVLNPGGVRIGTAEIYRQVEKVPQVLDSVAIGQQWQDDVRVVLFVRLQGGVALDEHLQQQIRQVIRANTTPRHVPAKIVTVTDIPRTISGKVVELAVRNVVHGEPVKNTDALANPEALEQFRNRPELAD; the protein is encoded by the coding sequence ATGTCCGACATCCTCTGGCAACCCGATGCCGAGCGTATCGCCAAATCGCGCATGGACCAGTTCCGCCGCGACATCAATCAGCGCCATGGTCTGGCCCTGAACAGCTATACCGACCTGCACCGCTGGAGCGTCGAACAACGCGAGGCGTTCTGGCAGGCGATCGTCGATTTTTTCGACATCCGCTTTCACACCCAGCCCGACGCCGTTCTGCGTGAAGGCGCGCAAATGCCCAGCGCCGTATGGTTTCCCGGCGCGACCCTGAACTTTGCCGAACACCTGCTGCGCCGCCGCGACGATGCTGTCGCCGTGATTGCCGTGGCGGAAAACGGTCAGCGTGAACAACTGACCTGGGCCGAACTGGCCGAGCAGGTCGCCGGTTTTCAGGCGAGCCTGCAGGCCGCCGGTGTCGGCCTCGGCGACCGCGTGGCCGCGTGCATGCCCAACACTTGGCAAACGCTGGTGGCCATGCTCGCGACCACCAGCCTGGGCGCGATCTGGTCGTGCTCGTCGCCGGACTTCGGCACTCACGGGGTGATCGACCGTTTCGGCCAGATCGAACCCAAGGTGCTGATCACCTGCGCCGGTTACCGTTACGCTGGCAAAGACATCGACCAGACCACCAAGGTCAACGAAATCCTCGCGCAACTGCCGTCGCTGCAACAGTTGATCATCGTGCCCTATGCCCGCACCCAGGCCCGTGCCGAGGATTACCACACCCGCGCCAACGTGACGTTGTGGGACGACTTCTACCAACCCGGTGGCGAACCGCGTTTTGTCCCGGTGCCGTTCAATCACCCGCTGTACGTGCTGTATTCCAGCGGCACCACCGGCGTGCCGAAATGCATCGTGCACAGCACCGGCGGCGTGCTGCTGCAACATGTCAAGGAGCATGGCCTGCACGTCGATCTCGGCCCCGGTGACCGACTGTTCTACTACACCACCTGCGGCTGGATGATGTGGAACTGGCTGGTCTCGGCCCTCGCGGTCGGCAGCGCGGTGGTGCTGTATGACGGCTCGCCGTTTCATCCGGATAACCAACGCCTGCTCGACCTGATCGACGATGAGCGCATCAGCGTATTCGGCACCAGCCCCAAGTTCCTCGCAACGCTGGAAAGCAGCGGTGTCAAACCGGCCGACAGTCATGATCTGGGTAGCCTCAAGACGTTGCTCTGCACCGGTTCGGCGCTGTCGCCGCAGAGCTACGACTTCGTCTACCGCGACTTCAAGCGCGACGTGTGCCTGGCGTCGATGTCGGGCGGCACCGATGTGGTGTCGTGTTTCGTCAACGGCAACCCGATGTCGGCCGTGCGCCGTGGCGAAATCATGGGCAAGAGCCTGGGCATGGCGGTCGAGGTGTGGAATGACGCGGGCGTCGCGGTGGTCGGCGAGAAAGGTGAGCTGGTCTGCACCCGGCACTTCCCGGCCATGCCCATCGGGCTCTGGCACGATGACGATGGCGAAAAGCTGCGTAAATCCTATTTCAGCCTGTTTCCCGGGGTCTGGGCCCAGGGCGATTACGCCGAGCAATTGCCCCACGGCGGGATGCTGATTCACGGCCGTTCCGACGCCGTGCTCAACCCCGGCGGCGTGCGCATCGGCACGGCGGAAATCTATCGTCAGGTCGAGAAAGTCCCGCAGGTGCTGGACAGCGTGGCCATCGGGCAGCAATGGCAGGACGATGTGCGCGTGGTGCTGTTCGTGCGCCTGCAGGGTGGCGTGGCGCTGGATGAGCACCTGCAACAGCAGATCCGCCAGGTGATTCGCGCCAACACCACACCGCGCCATGTGCCGGCGAAAATCGTTACCGTCACTGACATCCCGCGCACCATCAGCGGCAAAGTGGTCGAACTCGCTGTGCGCAATGTGGTGCACGGTGAGCCGGTGAAAAACACCGATGCACTGGCTAATCCTGAAGCGCTGGAGCAGTTTCGCAATCGCCCGGAGCTGGCGGATTAA
- a CDS encoding ABC transporter ATP-binding protein, whose product MTDNLIEIRDLNVAFHGQPAVRNLCLDIRPGECLALVGESGSGKSVTAHSILQLLPEGDAQTSGSIRYRGQELVGTDPKVLRELRGNRIAMIFQEPMTSLNPLHTIEKQIGETLLVHRGLGGKAAQQRILELLELVGIQKPKERLKAYPHQLSGGQRQRVMIAMALACEPELLIADEPTTALDVTVQRKILLLLKSLQQRLGMSLLLISHDLNLVRSIAQRVCVMKAGEIVEQAPCETLFTEPKHPYSCVLLNAEPEGEALPRDERENVLEVDDLRVEFVVGGGLFQRKQYLRAVDGISLNIQRGKTLGIVGESGSGKSTLGQAILRLLDSEGSIRFQGTALDGLDQKQLRPWRRQMQVVFQDPFGSLSPRMSVAQIISEGLEVHCQSSAEECDEQVIRVLKEVGLDPQSRHRYPHEFSGGQRQRIAIARALVLKPALILLDEPTSALDRTVQKQVVALLRDLQEKHGLTYLFISHDLAVVRALAHDMIVIKDGKVVERGASHDVFDSPQHPYTKELLAAAHPG is encoded by the coding sequence ATGACTGATAATCTGATCGAAATCCGCGACCTCAATGTCGCCTTCCATGGCCAGCCAGCGGTGCGCAACCTGTGCCTGGACATCCGCCCCGGCGAATGCCTGGCGCTTGTCGGTGAATCAGGCTCGGGCAAGTCGGTGACCGCGCACTCGATCCTGCAGTTGCTCCCCGAAGGCGATGCGCAAACCAGCGGCAGCATTCGTTATCGCGGCCAGGAGCTGGTCGGCACCGACCCGAAGGTCTTGCGCGAATTGCGCGGCAACCGCATCGCGATGATTTTTCAGGAGCCGATGACCTCGCTCAATCCCCTGCACACCATCGAGAAGCAGATCGGCGAGACCCTGCTGGTGCATCGCGGCCTGGGCGGCAAAGCGGCGCAACAGCGCATTCTCGAACTGCTGGAACTGGTGGGCATTCAGAAACCCAAGGAGCGCCTCAAGGCCTATCCGCATCAACTGTCCGGCGGTCAGCGGCAACGGGTGATGATCGCCATGGCCCTGGCTTGCGAACCGGAACTGCTGATTGCCGACGAACCGACCACCGCGCTCGATGTGACGGTGCAGCGCAAGATCCTGCTGCTGCTCAAATCCTTGCAGCAGCGGCTGGGCATGTCGCTGCTGCTGATCAGCCACGACCTCAATCTGGTGCGCAGCATTGCGCAACGGGTGTGCGTGATGAAGGCTGGCGAGATCGTCGAGCAGGCCCCGTGCGAAACCCTGTTTACCGAGCCGAAACACCCTTACAGCTGCGTGCTGCTCAACGCCGAACCGGAGGGTGAAGCCCTGCCCCGGGACGAGCGCGAGAACGTGCTGGAAGTCGATGATCTGCGGGTCGAGTTCGTGGTCGGTGGCGGGCTGTTCCAGCGCAAGCAATACCTGCGGGCGGTGGATGGCATCAGCCTGAATATCCAGCGTGGCAAAACCCTGGGCATTGTCGGCGAGTCCGGTTCGGGCAAATCGACCTTGGGTCAGGCGATTCTGCGGTTGCTCGATTCCGAGGGCAGCATCCGTTTTCAAGGCACCGCCCTCGATGGTCTCGATCAGAAGCAGTTGCGACCGTGGCGTCGGCAGATGCAGGTGGTGTTTCAGGATCCGTTCGGCAGCCTCAGCCCACGGATGTCGGTGGCGCAGATCATCAGCGAAGGGCTGGAGGTGCACTGTCAGTCCAGCGCCGAAGAGTGCGACGAACAAGTGATCCGTGTACTCAAGGAAGTCGGCCTCGACCCGCAAAGCCGTCATCGCTACCCACACGAGTTTTCCGGTGGTCAGCGCCAGCGCATCGCCATCGCCCGGGCACTGGTGCTGAAACCGGCGCTGATCCTGCTCGACGAGCCGACCTCAGCCCTCGACCGTACCGTGCAAAAACAGGTGGTCGCCCTGCTCCGCGACCTTCAGGAAAAACATGGCCTGACCTACCTGTTCATCAGCCACGACCTGGCGGTGGTGCGGGCGCTGGCCCACGACATGATCGTGATCAAGGACGGCAAAGTGGTCGAGCGCGGTGCCAGCCACGATGTGTTCGACTCGCCGCAGCACCCTTACACCAAAGAGCTGTTGGCGGCGGCGCATCCGGGGTAG
- a CDS encoding ABC transporter permease, giving the protein MFKLSPLGRRRFARFKKNRRGWWSLWLFIGLFVVTLGGELIANDKPLVVSYQGQFYFPVFKRHTEQEFGGQLPFQADYRSDYVQNLIRKDGGWLLFPPIPFSDDTPNYDLNQPAPSPPSKVNWLGTDDQARDVLARVIFGARVSILFALMLTAISALIGIAAGALQGYYGGWVDLLGQRLLEVWTGLPVLYLLIILSGFVEPNFWWLLGIMALFSWLALVDVVRAEFLRGRNLEYVKAARALGLSDRKVIFRHILPNAMNATLSYLPFILTGAISTLTALDFLGFGMPAGSASLGELIGQGKQNLQAPWLGLTAFFTLALILSLLVFIGEALRDAFDPRS; this is encoded by the coding sequence ATGTTCAAGCTCTCGCCTCTGGGCCGTCGCCGTTTTGCGCGATTCAAGAAAAACCGTCGTGGCTGGTGGTCACTATGGCTGTTCATCGGACTGTTTGTGGTGACGCTGGGCGGTGAACTGATCGCCAATGACAAACCGCTGGTCGTCAGCTATCAGGGCCAGTTCTACTTCCCGGTGTTCAAGCGCCACACCGAGCAGGAATTTGGCGGGCAACTGCCGTTCCAGGCCGATTACCGCAGCGACTATGTGCAGAATCTGATCCGCAAGGACGGTGGCTGGTTGCTGTTTCCGCCGATCCCGTTCAGCGACGACACGCCCAACTATGACCTCAACCAGCCTGCGCCGAGTCCGCCATCGAAGGTCAATTGGCTGGGCACGGACGATCAGGCGCGCGATGTACTGGCGCGGGTGATTTTCGGTGCCCGGGTGTCGATCCTGTTTGCCTTGATGCTGACCGCCATCAGTGCGCTGATCGGCATTGCCGCCGGCGCCCTGCAGGGCTATTACGGCGGCTGGGTCGACCTGCTCGGGCAACGCCTGCTGGAAGTCTGGACCGGGTTGCCGGTGCTGTACCTGCTGATCATCCTGTCCGGTTTCGTCGAGCCGAATTTCTGGTGGCTGCTGGGGATCATGGCGCTGTTTTCGTGGCTGGCGCTGGTAGATGTGGTGCGCGCCGAGTTCCTGCGCGGGCGTAACCTGGAATACGTCAAAGCGGCGCGCGCCTTGGGCTTGAGCGACCGCAAGGTGATTTTCCGGCACATCCTGCCCAATGCGATGAACGCGACGCTGAGTTATTTGCCGTTCATTCTGACCGGGGCGATTTCCACCCTCACCGCCCTCGACTTCCTCGGTTTCGGCATGCCCGCCGGCAGTGCCTCGCTGGGCGAGCTGATCGGTCAGGGCAAGCAGAACCTGCAAGCGCCGTGGCTCGGGCTGACGGCGTTCTTCACCCTGGCGCTGATTCTTTCCTTGCTGGTGTTCATTGGCGAAGCGTTACGCGACGCGTTCGATCCACGATCCTGA
- the hbdH gene encoding 3-hydroxybutyrate dehydrogenase, translating to MTTLSGKTALVTGSTSGIGLGIALSLAKAGANLILNGFGDASSVIAEVGQFGGKVGHHPADVSDPAQIADMIAYAEREFGGVDILVNNAGIQHVAAVEEFPVERWDSIIAINLSSVFHSTRLSLPGMRAKGWGRIVNIASVHGQVGSTGKAAYVAAKHGVIGLTKVVGLETATSNVTCNAICPGWVLTPLVQKQIDDRAAKGIDPQQAQHDLLAEKQPSLEFVTPQHLGELVLFLCSEAGSQVRGAAWNIDGGWLAQ from the coding sequence ATGACGACTCTTTCGGGCAAGACCGCACTGGTTACCGGGTCCACCAGCGGCATCGGTCTGGGCATCGCCCTGAGCCTGGCCAAGGCCGGCGCCAACCTGATTCTCAACGGTTTCGGCGATGCGTCGAGCGTCATCGCCGAGGTCGGCCAGTTCGGCGGCAAGGTCGGTCACCACCCGGCAGACGTCAGCGATCCGGCACAGATTGCCGACATGATCGCTTACGCCGAGCGCGAGTTCGGCGGTGTCGATATTCTGGTCAACAACGCCGGGATCCAGCATGTCGCCGCTGTCGAGGAGTTTCCGGTGGAGCGCTGGGATTCGATCATCGCGATCAACCTGTCATCGGTGTTCCACAGCACCCGCCTGAGCCTGCCGGGGATGCGCGCCAAGGGCTGGGGGCGGATCGTCAACATTGCCTCGGTGCACGGTCAGGTGGGCTCGACCGGCAAAGCCGCGTACGTTGCGGCCAAGCACGGGGTGATCGGCTTGACCAAAGTGGTCGGCCTGGAGACCGCCACCAGCAACGTCACCTGCAACGCGATCTGTCCGGGCTGGGTGCTGACGCCGCTGGTGCAGAAGCAGATCGATGATCGTGCCGCCAAAGGGATCGATCCGCAGCAGGCGCAGCACGATTTGCTAGCCGAGAAACAACCGTCGCTGGAATTCGTCACGCCGCAGCATCTGGGGGAACTGGTGCTGTTTCTGTGCAGCGAGGCTGGCAGCCAGGTACGGGGGGCGGCGTGGAACATTGATGGGGGGTGGTTGGCGCAGTAA
- a CDS encoding GntP family permease, producing MSVIIALAALALLMLAAYRGYSVILFAPIAALGAVLLTDPSAVAPAFTGVFMEKMVGFIKLYFPVFLLGAVFGKLIELSGFSRSIVAAAIRLLGTRQAMLVIVLVCALLTYGGVSLFVVVFAVYPFAAEMFRQSNIPKRLIPATIALGAFSFTMDALPGTPQIQNIIPSTFFNTTAWAAPWLGVIGTIFVFCAGMLFLQRQRNKAQRAGEGYGTELRNEPETAENLKLPNPWIALSPLLAVGIMNLLFTQWIPQWYGKTHSLALPGMATPVTTEIAKLTAIWAVQAALLVGILMVLAFGFKAIRSKLAEGSKSAVSGALLAAMNTASEYGFGAVIASLPGFLVLADWLKQIPNPLVNEAITVTLLAGITGSASGGMSIALAAMSEQFIAAAHAANIPLEVLHRVAAMASGGMDTLPHNGAVITLLAVTGLTHREAYKDIFCITLIKTLAVFVVIGTFYATGIV from the coding sequence ATGAGTGTGATCATTGCCTTGGCAGCCCTCGCGCTGCTGATGCTCGCCGCCTACCGTGGCTACAGCGTCATCCTCTTCGCCCCGATCGCCGCCCTCGGCGCTGTCCTGCTCACTGATCCCTCTGCTGTCGCCCCTGCCTTTACCGGGGTGTTCATGGAGAAAATGGTCGGCTTCATCAAACTGTATTTCCCGGTATTCCTGCTCGGCGCCGTGTTCGGCAAGTTGATCGAGTTGTCAGGGTTCTCCCGTTCGATCGTGGCCGCAGCGATTCGCCTGCTCGGCACCCGCCAGGCCATGCTGGTGATCGTGCTGGTCTGCGCCCTGCTCACTTACGGCGGCGTGTCGCTGTTCGTGGTGGTGTTTGCGGTGTATCCGTTTGCCGCCGAGATGTTCCGCCAGAGCAATATCCCTAAACGTCTGATCCCGGCGACTATCGCCCTCGGCGCGTTCTCGTTCACCATGGACGCCCTGCCCGGCACTCCGCAGATCCAGAACATCATCCCCAGCACGTTCTTCAACACCACCGCGTGGGCGGCGCCGTGGCTGGGCGTGATCGGTACGATTTTCGTATTCTGCGCCGGCATGCTGTTCCTGCAACGCCAACGCAACAAGGCCCAGCGCGCCGGCGAAGGTTATGGCACCGAGTTGCGTAACGAGCCGGAAACCGCCGAAAACCTCAAGCTGCCAAACCCGTGGATCGCCCTGTCGCCATTGCTGGCGGTGGGCATCATGAACCTGCTGTTCACCCAGTGGATCCCGCAGTGGTACGGCAAGACCCACAGCCTCGCGCTGCCGGGCATGGCCACGCCGGTGACCACGGAAATCGCCAAGCTCACCGCGATCTGGGCCGTGCAAGCAGCGTTGCTGGTGGGCATCCTGATGGTGCTGGCGTTCGGTTTCAAGGCGATCCGCAGCAAACTCGCCGAGGGCAGCAAAAGCGCGGTCAGCGGCGCGTTGCTGGCGGCGATGAACACCGCTTCGGAGTACGGTTTCGGCGCGGTGATCGCCTCGTTGCCGGGCTTTCTGGTGCTGGCCGACTGGCTCAAGCAAATCCCCAATCCGCTGGTCAACGAAGCGATTACCGTGACCCTGCTGGCCGGTATTACCGGTTCGGCGTCGGGCGGCATGAGCATCGCGCTGGCGGCGATGTCCGAGCAGTTCATCGCCGCAGCGCATGCGGCGAACATCCCGCTGGAAGTGCTGCACCGCGTGGCCGCCATGGCCAGCGGCGGCATGGACACCCTGCCGCACAACGGCGCGGTGATCACCCTGCTGGCGGTCACCGGCCTGACCCACCGCGAAGCCTATAAAGACATTTTCTGTATTACGCTGATCAAGACCCTGGCGGTCTTCGTAGTGATCGGCACTTTCTACGCCACTGGCATTGTGTGA